A region from the Halosolutus gelatinilyticus genome encodes:
- a CDS encoding RecB family exonuclease has translation MSSSLSPSRLANYATCPRLYDYRYAQDVNAPDRTELYLNQGTIYHETIEEVCNATDRDDGPETIHNRAMQVFDAKWDEHSTPDDYESAAHQEYQRAENRAAITSFFDPEGGDGIEHARYSVDTECWVECEVDGRELHGKADNVVRTDDGLHIFDYKRNTNGVLSSGTAEYLGDHLDGEAHEPKRVRNAFQTATYVEGVKNEPFYEDGMEVRFSFYGILNSTSFESTPSGYDVSARGWPRETTEIYEDHYDTIWALIRDAHDGITGETYEPDLLDLITEEACPDCDYREMCADRLSTEVQR, from the coding sequence ATGAGTTCGTCGCTCTCCCCGTCGCGGTTAGCGAACTACGCGACGTGTCCGCGCCTGTACGACTACCGCTACGCTCAGGACGTGAACGCGCCGGACCGTACAGAACTGTATCTCAACCAAGGAACGATCTACCACGAGACTATCGAAGAGGTGTGTAATGCGACTGACCGCGATGACGGCCCGGAGACAATACACAACCGGGCGATGCAGGTCTTCGATGCGAAGTGGGACGAACACAGTACTCCGGACGACTACGAATCTGCTGCGCATCAAGAGTACCAGCGAGCTGAGAACCGCGCTGCCATCACGTCGTTCTTCGATCCGGAAGGCGGTGATGGGATCGAGCACGCTCGCTACTCCGTCGATACGGAATGTTGGGTGGAGTGCGAAGTGGATGGTCGAGAACTCCACGGGAAAGCTGACAACGTCGTCCGGACTGACGACGGGCTCCACATTTTCGACTACAAGCGGAACACGAACGGGGTTCTTTCGTCGGGGACGGCCGAGTACCTTGGCGACCATCTCGACGGGGAGGCCCACGAACCGAAGCGGGTCCGGAACGCGTTCCAGACAGCGACATACGTCGAAGGCGTGAAGAACGAACCGTTCTACGAGGACGGGATGGAGGTCCGGTTCAGTTTCTACGGGATCCTCAACAGCACGTCGTTCGAGAGCACCCCAAGCGGATACGACGTGTCCGCGCGTGGCTGGCCTCGGGAAACCACGGAAATATACGAGGACCACTACGACACGATCTGGGCGCTCATCCGGGACGCCCACGATGGCATCACGGGTGAGACGTACGAACCGGACTTGCTCGACCTTATCACTGAGGAGGCGTGCCCGGACTGCGACTATCGAGAAATGTGTGCTGACCGACTGTCCACGGAGGTGCAACGATGA
- a CDS encoding DNA helicase UvrD produces MTRRSSFDGTLLTVPFGTENVQSAIAEQYRDILASEDPDDILVLTGSPTSTDTFRETLGAELPGAATPYVTSLVVHATDVLNQTDDRVILSDALRRELLHRFLADYEWETEYLRRASEQPSFIEDVDALMDTISWQTVTPGETPELRDITAALDAFHEWLAEHGHMERGQLISEALDVLTGDAHDEVVDFDTVLAVEFEEFFPLDRAYLDALAGDCELVCITEENASVRRTWVEAGPVTDYVSFSESRRGVSGTPSTRPAATASYFAEETVPEDSGAGSVSVLATDSSDEQLAEIANEIEEIVAQSGWRYDDIAVATKQSGSAVTDIIEALEGTGIPTESTTVTGFGDDPAIRELLAAVRYLAVDEDDVPDHGPELDTERLDRVNETDSLEDAIRWWATDSGLKERIAERAAPLDARAQFGNVRRAFRMAEFLEDTEFVDATWESFKEMLERAHEYAPQQNQTSATDLNGGVRVDHLQAIKNESFRAVFLVNLVDSEYPGDPFLTRLFPTERVASMPDYPGVTELDRSDVDATFPTMSTASGRPFAQYHTEHARRRLAVGASAAAERLYCCLYEYEDTALEERAQASRFLTAAYEDLPWVTEADEPHITSEQAAEKYLLSRVDDALAEVRRANSQDVTVSLDEVEAELGEIQDLLEQSGSRGDELREALRARVEFANGEVRR; encoded by the coding sequence GTGACTCGGCGTTCGTCCTTCGACGGGACACTACTAACTGTTCCATTTGGAACCGAGAACGTTCAGTCAGCTATAGCCGAGCAGTACCGTGATATCCTTGCTTCCGAAGACCCCGATGATATTCTCGTTCTAACAGGGTCGCCAACAAGTACGGACACGTTCCGTGAGACGTTAGGTGCGGAACTGCCGGGCGCGGCGACGCCGTACGTAACGTCGCTCGTCGTGCACGCGACCGATGTCCTCAATCAGACCGATGACCGCGTCATTCTCTCCGACGCGCTACGGCGAGAACTCCTCCACCGATTCCTCGCAGACTACGAGTGGGAAACGGAGTACCTCCGACGGGCGTCTGAACAGCCGTCGTTCATCGAGGACGTCGACGCCTTGATGGATACAATCTCTTGGCAGACGGTCACGCCCGGGGAAACCCCAGAACTCCGTGATATCACGGCTGCGCTTGACGCGTTCCACGAGTGGCTGGCCGAGCACGGCCACATGGAACGCGGACAACTCATCTCGGAAGCGCTCGATGTCCTCACCGGGGATGCCCATGACGAGGTCGTCGATTTCGATACGGTGCTCGCGGTCGAGTTTGAGGAGTTCTTCCCGCTCGATCGCGCGTATCTCGACGCGCTCGCAGGGGACTGTGAGCTCGTTTGTATCACCGAAGAGAACGCGAGTGTACGACGTACGTGGGTTGAGGCAGGGCCAGTCACGGACTACGTCTCGTTCAGCGAGTCCCGGCGTGGGGTATCGGGGACACCGTCGACGCGACCTGCTGCGACGGCATCCTATTTCGCCGAAGAAACAGTCCCGGAAGATTCGGGAGCCGGGTCGGTCTCCGTTCTCGCTACAGACTCCAGTGACGAACAACTCGCCGAGATTGCCAACGAAATCGAAGAGATCGTCGCGCAGTCGGGCTGGAGGTACGACGACATCGCTGTCGCCACGAAGCAAAGCGGCAGTGCTGTTACGGACATTATCGAAGCGCTCGAAGGCACCGGGATTCCAACGGAATCGACAACCGTCACCGGGTTCGGTGACGATCCCGCGATTCGGGAACTCCTCGCGGCCGTTCGGTATCTCGCCGTTGACGAAGATGATGTACCAGACCACGGCCCAGAACTCGATACAGAGCGCTTAGACCGTGTCAACGAGACGGACAGCCTCGAAGACGCGATCCGCTGGTGGGCGACAGACTCCGGGCTAAAAGAGCGGATTGCGGAGCGGGCGGCCCCGTTGGATGCACGGGCGCAGTTCGGGAACGTCCGGCGGGCGTTCCGCATGGCCGAGTTCCTCGAAGATACGGAATTCGTGGATGCCACGTGGGAGTCTTTCAAGGAGATGCTCGAACGCGCCCACGAGTACGCACCGCAACAAAACCAGACGAGTGCGACGGATCTCAACGGCGGCGTCCGCGTTGATCACTTGCAAGCGATTAAGAACGAGTCCTTCCGCGCGGTGTTTCTCGTGAATCTCGTCGACAGTGAGTATCCAGGTGACCCGTTCTTGACACGGTTGTTCCCAACCGAGCGAGTTGCGTCAATGCCGGACTACCCTGGCGTCACTGAACTCGATAGATCGGATGTGGATGCGACATTCCCGACGATGTCGACAGCGTCAGGACGACCGTTCGCGCAGTACCACACGGAGCACGCGCGGCGACGGTTGGCTGTCGGTGCGAGTGCGGCGGCGGAGCGACTATACTGTTGTCTCTACGAGTACGAAGACACGGCGCTCGAAGAGCGTGCGCAGGCGTCGCGGTTCCTCACAGCGGCGTATGAGGATCTTCCGTGGGTGACCGAGGCCGATGAGCCACACATTACGAGTGAGCAAGCGGCGGAGAAGTACCTGCTGTCGCGGGTTGACGACGCACTCGCGGAAGTGCGCCGCGCGAACAGTCAGGACGTGACGGTGTCGCTCGACGAGGTCGAAGCGGAACTCGGTGAGATTCAGGACCTACTCGAACAGAGCGGCTCCCGAGGGGACGAGCTCCGGGAAGCGTTGCGTGCACGTGTCGAATTTGCTAACGGGGAGGTGCGGCGATGA
- a CDS encoding phospholipase D-like domain-containing protein, translated as MTKTAFEATVEFDDGSTADLEMAADKSWDSFLNYFGDAQHVYCVTYSQSPAFIYKMFQNRDLSVDSLEVIVGDNQHDDYRRSLKNTNNAKKIAAQLESLRRDGDLLIHTVDSARVLLHTKLYIVENQDGSRTLICGSANLSKQAWQGSKQTNVNMAWRTDGDTPVDEWFERLYAFHKDYATPFMENLTEEIEDAETAEEEAKIYDIWLGGDEFSDDPVAELNARLDEAVDDDQVNTYNVVTDAEEAEKAVFAAEDTDTDPTEISPDKRVRLSPQGLEDAISNLDDTLSANNIRINDGEIVATPAGIARYKETFTGYPDLNVDREENTVGLRVDDSVLELSAPLPDDPQEVADALALIEQYVETVGEFGETRTTKETRAHFYEGVIYFCWAPFANYCAHHYAEYESAELDKDLPFLFLHGDNDSGKGMFLRFGARLISNGYVQEVTTGDDFVKNNIERARASDTVFPYIVDDVAKSKIDRDIIKSYWEGKWDGSIQMPTFIFSSNDSTKPKSELRTRMKTLDFNVNFSELEKDEREAAAQIAGRADSCNLFPWFAHLFLQREISLPDQSDRLADARDVFAELYAYAEKEPPEYVPLETPAEQEHDPGRRKWISALSDGLCELDFKDDGRIVADFSANLDQQQCWEFQKATPAHIRAGIYGPAVQFESANRFKNWIDEPDVIKKARSDSMSASSNGVLSRLTSVIRT; from the coding sequence ATGACCAAGACAGCATTCGAAGCAACAGTCGAGTTCGATGACGGCAGCACCGCCGACCTGGAGATGGCTGCCGACAAATCATGGGACAGCTTTCTGAACTACTTCGGTGACGCCCAGCATGTCTACTGCGTCACGTACAGTCAGTCCCCCGCATTTATCTACAAGATGTTTCAGAACCGGGACCTCTCAGTGGACTCCTTGGAGGTTATCGTTGGGGACAACCAGCACGACGACTATCGGCGGTCGCTGAAGAACACGAACAACGCGAAGAAAATCGCCGCGCAACTGGAATCACTGCGACGAGACGGTGATCTCCTCATCCACACCGTCGATTCCGCCCGTGTCCTCCTCCACACGAAGCTCTACATCGTCGAGAACCAGGACGGATCTCGCACACTCATCTGTGGGTCGGCAAACCTCTCCAAGCAGGCCTGGCAAGGGAGCAAACAAACCAACGTCAACATGGCCTGGCGTACCGACGGGGACACACCCGTCGACGAGTGGTTCGAACGGCTCTACGCGTTCCACAAGGACTACGCGACGCCGTTCATGGAGAACCTCACCGAGGAAATCGAGGACGCCGAAACGGCAGAAGAAGAGGCGAAGATCTACGACATCTGGCTGGGTGGCGACGAGTTCAGTGACGACCCCGTCGCCGAGCTAAACGCACGGCTCGACGAAGCAGTTGACGACGACCAAGTCAACACGTACAACGTCGTCACCGACGCCGAAGAAGCAGAGAAGGCGGTGTTCGCCGCCGAAGATACGGACACGGATCCGACCGAGATCAGTCCGGACAAGCGTGTCCGTCTCTCCCCGCAGGGCCTCGAAGACGCTATCTCGAATTTAGACGACACGCTGTCCGCCAATAACATCCGGATCAACGACGGTGAAATCGTAGCGACGCCAGCCGGTATCGCACGGTACAAAGAGACCTTCACCGGATACCCCGACCTCAACGTCGACAGGGAGGAGAACACGGTGGGGCTGCGGGTTGACGACTCCGTCCTCGAATTATCGGCTCCCCTCCCGGACGATCCGCAGGAAGTCGCTGACGCACTCGCCCTGATCGAGCAGTACGTCGAAACTGTCGGCGAGTTCGGAGAGACGCGAACGACGAAGGAAACGCGGGCGCACTTCTACGAGGGAGTTATTTACTTCTGCTGGGCTCCGTTCGCTAACTACTGCGCACATCACTACGCCGAATACGAATCTGCAGAGCTGGACAAGGACCTGCCGTTCCTGTTCCTTCATGGCGACAACGACAGCGGGAAAGGCATGTTCCTGCGGTTCGGGGCGCGGCTCATCTCGAACGGGTACGTACAGGAGGTCACGACCGGCGACGACTTCGTCAAAAACAACATCGAGCGCGCTCGTGCGTCGGACACTGTTTTCCCGTATATCGTTGACGACGTGGCGAAGTCGAAAATCGACCGGGACATCATCAAGTCGTACTGGGAGGGGAAGTGGGACGGTTCCATCCAGATGCCGACGTTCATCTTTTCCTCGAACGACTCGACGAAGCCAAAATCCGAACTCCGCACTCGCATGAAGACGCTGGATTTCAACGTCAACTTCTCCGAACTGGAGAAAGACGAACGGGAAGCGGCCGCGCAGATCGCGGGCCGGGCGGACAGCTGTAACCTGTTCCCATGGTTCGCTCATTTGTTCTTGCAGCGGGAAATCTCGCTCCCAGACCAGTCGGACCGGCTCGCGGATGCTCGGGACGTGTTTGCGGAGCTGTACGCGTATGCCGAGAAGGAACCGCCGGAGTACGTGCCCCTGGAGACACCCGCCGAGCAGGAGCACGATCCGGGCCGTCGGAAATGGATCAGTGCGCTGTCCGACGGGCTGTGTGAACTCGATTTCAAAGACGACGGACGGATCGTCGCTGATTTCTCAGCGAATCTGGACCAGCAGCAATGCTGGGAATTCCAGAAAGCTACGCCAGCACACATCCGCGCGGGCATTTACGGGCCGGCAGTCCAGTTTGAAAGCGCAAACAGGTTCAAGAACTGGATAGATGAGCCCGACGTTATCAAAAAGGCACGGTCCGATTCAATGTCTGCTAGTTCCAATGGTGTTCTGTCTCGACTCACTAGCGTAATCCGTACTTAA